Proteins co-encoded in one Callospermophilus lateralis isolate mCalLat2 chromosome 2, mCalLat2.hap1, whole genome shotgun sequence genomic window:
- the LOC143391840 gene encoding olfactory receptor 5B3-like encodes MENRTEEIHFILLGLTNDPGLQLPLFMTFLLIYTITLAGNLGMILLIVLDSRLHTPMYFFLGNLSLVDFCYSSTVTPTVMAGLLPGHKVISFNACVAQMYFFGVFATVENYLLASMAYDRYAAVYKPLHYTTTMTTRVCAYLVIGCYVCGFLNASIYTGNTFSLTFCESNEVHHFFCDIPAVLAVSCSERHVNELVFIYVASFNIFFAILVILISYLCIFITILKMPSSAGYWKAISTCASHFTVVSVFYGTALFMYLQPSSSHSMDTDKLASVFYTMVIPMLNPVVYSLRNREVKSAFTKIVLEAK; translated from the coding sequence atggagaacaggacggaAGAGATACACTTCATCCTGCTGGGACTGACCAATGACCCAGGTCTGCAGCTTCCCCTCTTTATGACCTTCCTCCTCATCTACACCATCACTCTGGCTGGGAACCTGGGGATGATCCTGTTGATTGTCTTGGACTCCCGTCTCCACACTCCCATGTACTTTTTCCTAGGAAACCTGTCTCTGGTGGACTTTTGCTACTCTTCAACTGTCACGCCCACAGTCATGGCTGGGCTCCTCCCAGGACACAAGGTCATCTCCTTCAATGCTTGTGTTGCTCAGATGTACTTTTTTGGAGTCTTTGCTACTGTGGAAAATTACCTCTTGGCCTCaatggcctatgaccgctatgCAGCAGTGTATAAGCCCCTGCACTACACCACCACCATGACAACACGTGTGTGTGCATATCTGGTCATAGGCTGCTATGTCTGTGGTTTCCTGAATGCCTCCATCTACACTGGGAACACGTTCAGTCTCACCTTCTGTGAGTCCAATGAAGTCCATCATTTTTTCTGTGATATTCCAGCTGTCTTGGCAGTCTCTTGCTCTGAGAGACATGTTAATGAGCTGGTTTTTATTTATGTAGCCAGCTTCAATATCTTTTTTGCTATCCTAGTTATATTAATATCTTACCTGTGCATTTTTATTACCATCCTAAAGATGCCCTCAAGTGCAGGATATTGGAAGGCTATATCCACCTGTGCCTCTCACTTCACCGTAGTCTCCGTCTTCTATggaactgctcttttcatgtacTTACAGCCCAGCTCCAGTCACTCCATGGACACAGACAAActtgcatctgtgttctacactatGGTCATCCCCATGTTGAACCCTGTGgtctacagcctgaggaacaggGAGGTCAAGAGTGCTTTCACAAAAATTGTTTTGGAAGCAAAATAA